From the genome of Denticeps clupeoides chromosome 4, fDenClu1.1, whole genome shotgun sequence, one region includes:
- the wdr47a gene encoding WD repeat-containing protein 47 yields the protein MTAEETINIKEVEIIKVMLDFLNSRKLHISMLALEKESGVINGLYSDDMLFLRQLVLDGQWDEVLQFIQPLESMDKFDRKRFRYIVLKQKFLEALCVNNAMSAEDEPQHLEFTMQEAVKCLHALEEFCPSKEDYSKLCLLLTLPRLTNHAEFKDWNPSTARVHCFEEACGMVAEFIPADRKLSEAGFRASANRLFQLLIKGVLYECCVEFCQSRATGEEITEGEVLLGVDMLCGNGCDDLDLSLLSWLQNLSPSIFSCAFEQKVLNIHTDRLVKPAKATYADLLTPLISKLSPYPASPLRRPQSADTYMSRSLNPVLDGLSYGLSGQDKRATNGGGKVSPMSHSFANFQYPGGQNLSRSLMVESSDCHSIFEESPESSRTDTPTDKMMNSTGPQNQRPTSAPGADAPPPDPAEKNELRNSTEQFEEYYRQRLRVQQHLEQKQQQRQLYQQMLLEGGVQQQDGAPAAKHNLTETFLSRSIQKLEELNVGMDDLGEDVQALTQQCNGKAGDDSVDVPSSSGGSLSDSIVSSTPQRVGPRTAPPISESPVLPRSAQRDKAAQPACVEDSGGTKTHAKDPEGDQAKGKFVAVNTLEDTQAVRAVAFHPSGALYAVGSNSKTLRVCAYPDVLDTSGSGASKPPAVRFKRNKHHKGSIYCVAWSPCGQLLATGSNDKYVKVLPFNAETCNATGPDLEFSMHDGTIRDLAFMEGPESGGAILISAGAGDCNIYTTDCQRGQGLHALSGHTGHILSLFTWGGWMIASGSQDKTVRFWDLRVPSCVRVVGTAFHGSGSPVASVAVDPSGRLLATGQEDSACMLYDIRGGRMVQTYHPHTSDVRSVRFSPGAHYLLTGSYDTKVMITDLQGDLTKQLPLTLVGEHGDKVIQCRWHTHELSFLSSSADKTVTLWTQRA from the exons GCAACTTGTGCTGGACGGCCAGTGGGACGAGGTGCTTCAGTTCATTCAGCCACTGGAAAGCATGGATAAATTTGACAGGAAGAG GTTCCGTTACATTGTTCTGAAGCAGAAGTTCTTGGAGGCCCTGTGCGTCAACAACGCCATGTCTGCGGAGGACGAGCCGCAGCAC CTGGAGTTCACCATGCAGGAAGCGGTGAAGTGTCTCCACGCCCTGGAGGAGTTCTGCCCGTCGAAAGAGGACTACAGCAAACTGTGCCTCCTGCTCACGCTGCCCCGCCTCACCAACCACGCCGAGTTCAAGGACTGGAACCCCAGCACGGCGCGCGTGCACTGCTTCGAGGAGGCCTGCGGCATGGTGGCCGAGTTCATCCCGGCCGACCGCAAGCTGAGCGAGGCGGGCTTCAGGGCCAGCGCCAACCGCCTCTTCCAGCTGCTGATCAAGGGCGTGCTGTACGAGTGCTGCGTGGAGTTCTGCCAGAGCCGGGCCACGGGCGAGGAGATCACCGAGGGCGAGGTGCTGCTGGGCGTCGACATGCTGTGCGGCAACGGCTGCGACGACCTGGACCTCAGCCTGCTGTCGTGGCTGCAGAACCTCTCGCCCAGCATCTTCTCCTGCGCCTTCGAGCAGAAGGTCCTCAACATCCACACCGACCGGCTGGTGAAGCCGGCCAAGGCCACGTACGCCGACCTGCTGACGCCGCTCATCAGCAAGCTGTCGCCGTACCCGGCCTCGCCGCTGCGCCGCCCGCAGTCGGCCGACACCTACATGTCGCGCTCGCTCAACCCCGTCCTGGACGGGCTGTCCTACGGCCTTTCGGGGCAGGACAAGCGCGCCACCAACGGCGGCGGGAAGGTCTCGCCCATGTCGCATTCCTTCGCCAACTTCCAGTACCCGGGCGGGCAGAACCTCAGCCGCAGCCTGATGGTGGAGAGCTCGGACTGCCACAGCATCTTCGAGGAGTCCCCGGAGAG CTCGAGGACTGACACGCCCACGGACAAAATGATGAACTCGACGGGACCTCAGAACCAGCGGCCGACCTCTGCCCCTGGCGCCGACGCCCCGCCTCCCGACCCGGCAGAAAAGAACGAG CTGCGAAACTCGACGGAGCAGTTTGAGGAGTACTACCGGCAGCGCCTGCGCGTGCAGCAGCATCtggagcagaagcagcagcagaggcaGCTGTACCAGCAAATGCTCCTGGAGGGAGGGGTCCAGCAGCAGGACGGAGCGCCTGCTGCCAAGCACAACCTGACGGAGACCTTCCTCAGCAG GTCCATTcagaagctggaggagctgaacgTCGGGATGGACGACCTGGGGGAGGACGTTCAGGCTCTCACGCAGCAGTGCAACGGGAAGGCAGGAGATGACAGCGTGGATGTCCCCTCCAGCAGCGGGGGCTCTCTGAGTGATAGCATTGTCAGCAGCACCCCACAGCGGGTGGGGCCGCGCACAGCACCGCCTATCAGCGAGTCTCCTGTCCTGCCACGGAG TGCTCAGCGGGACAAAGCAGCACAGCCGGCTTGTGTGGAGGATTCTGGTGGCACCAAAACTCATGCTAAAGACCCAGAG GGAGACCAAGCCAAAGGCAAATTTGTGGCTGTGAACACACTGGAAGACACACAGGCTGTACGCGCTGTGGCCTTTCACCCCTCGGGGGCGCTCTACGCTGTGGGTTCAAACTCTAAAACCTTACGGGTCTGTGCTTACCCTGACGTCCTGGACACAAG CGGGTCCGGAGCCTCTAAACCACCTGCTGTTCGCTTCAAGAGGAACAAGCATCACAAAGGCTCAATATACTGTGTGGCCTGGAGCCCCTGCGGCCAGCTGCTGGCCACCGGCTCCAACGACAAATACGTGAAGGTCCTGCCCTTCAACGCCGAGACCTGCAATGCCACAG GGCCTGATCTGGAGTTCAGCATGCACGACGGCACCATCAGAGACCTGGCCTTCATGGAGGGACCCGAGAGTGGAGGAGCCATCCTGATCAGCGCTGGGGCTGGAGACTGCAACATTTACACCACCGACTGCCAGAGGGGACAGGGCCTGCACGCCCTGAGTGGGCATACAG GGCACATCCTGTCCCTGTTCACCTGGGGAGGCTGGATGATTGCGTCCGGCTCTCAGGATAAGACGGTGCGGTTCTGGGACTTGCGAGTGCCCAGCTGTGTGAGGGTGGTGGGGACAGCCTTCCATGGGTCTG GAAGCCCGGTGGCTTCTGTTGCCGTTGACCCCAGCGGTCGGCTGCTGGCGACAGGACAGGAGGACAGCGCCTGCATGCTGTATGACATCAGAGGGGGCCGAATGGTTCAGACCTACCACCCCCACACCAGTGACGTGCGCTCAGTGCGTTTCTCCCCCGGCGCTCACTACCTGCTCACGGGGTCTTACGACACCAAAGTCATGATCACCGACCTGCAAG GTGACCTGACCAAGCAGCTCCCGCTCACGCTGGTCGGGGAGCACGGCGATAAGGTGATCCAGTGCAGGTGGCACACCCACGAGctctccttcctctcctcctcggcTGACAAGACTGTCACCCTGTGGACACAGAGGGCGTAG